One Streptomyces sp. NBC_01237 genomic region harbors:
- a CDS encoding FecCD family ABC transporter permease, translating to MTGTTNGTLAGTTAPVRPPVRPAGYSVVRIGARGRFLLHRRAAVVAAALAVLLALICVAYLCVGESFVAPAEAVRVVLGQPSPDELVVGTLRLPRMVVGLLVGAAFGIAGALIQTVARNPLASPDIIGISQGASALTVGAMTFGLTSYTVLPYLSVIGGVAAAALVYAFAWRGGLHATRFVLIGIGFAIALRSVTTLFLTKGDYLVAQQAQIWMTGSLNGRGWEEAAPIGWTLLILLPAVLWASRAQRTVTMDDDTATALGVRLGRVRLGLVALGVILASVATGTAGPVDFVALLAPQIARRMTRTAQIPLFCSALLGAVIVVFADLLARRLFSPTELPVGVLTAAVGAPYLIWLIIRGHGGRSGGKA from the coding sequence ATGACCGGGACCACGAACGGGACCCTGGCCGGGACCACCGCCCCGGTACGCCCCCCGGTGCGGCCCGCCGGCTACTCGGTCGTCCGGATCGGGGCGCGCGGACGGTTCCTGCTGCACCGCCGCGCCGCCGTCGTCGCGGCCGCCCTCGCCGTCCTCCTCGCCCTGATCTGTGTCGCGTACCTCTGTGTCGGCGAGAGCTTCGTCGCTCCCGCCGAGGCGGTCAGGGTGGTCCTCGGGCAGCCGTCGCCGGACGAACTGGTCGTGGGCACGCTGCGGCTGCCGCGCATGGTCGTCGGGCTCCTCGTCGGCGCGGCCTTCGGGATCGCCGGGGCGCTGATCCAGACCGTGGCCCGCAATCCGCTCGCCAGCCCGGACATCATCGGCATCAGCCAGGGCGCGAGCGCGCTGACGGTCGGCGCGATGACGTTCGGCCTGACCTCCTACACCGTCCTGCCCTATCTGTCGGTGATCGGCGGTGTCGCCGCGGCGGCCCTCGTGTACGCCTTCGCCTGGCGCGGCGGGCTGCACGCCACCCGCTTCGTGCTCATCGGCATCGGCTTCGCCATCGCGCTGCGGTCGGTCACCACCCTGTTCCTGACGAAGGGCGACTACCTGGTCGCCCAGCAGGCGCAGATCTGGATGACCGGCTCGCTCAACGGCCGCGGCTGGGAGGAGGCGGCGCCGATCGGCTGGACGCTGCTGATCCTGCTGCCCGCCGTGCTGTGGGCCTCCCGCGCGCAGCGCACCGTCACGATGGACGACGACACCGCGACCGCGCTCGGGGTGCGCCTGGGGCGGGTACGGCTGGGGCTCGTCGCACTCGGCGTGATCCTGGCGTCCGTGGCGACGGGGACGGCCGGGCCGGTGGACTTCGTGGCGCTGCTGGCCCCGCAGATCGCCCGCCGGATGACGCGCACGGCACAGATCCCGCTGTTCTGCTCGGCGCTGCTCGGCGCGGTGATCGTCGTCTTCGCCGATCTGCTCGCCCGCAGGCTCTTCTCCCCCACCGAACTCCCGGTGGGTGTTCTGACGGCGGCGGTCGGCGCCCCGTATCTGATCTGGCTGATCATCCGTGGCCACGGCGGCCGCAGTGGAGGCAAGGCATGA
- a CDS encoding copper homeostasis protein CutC: protein MSNRAVLEVIALDAEDAVAAQAGGADRLELVTDMAADGLTPSRETFAAIRSAVDIPLRVMLRVVDGFAAGDIDLLLEKAREMRAEGADEFVFGFLDEEGYPDLVTVERILAELDGCRWTFHRAIDRAADRDALRKQLADLPGLDTYLTAGSAAGVEEGIPTLLAEAARTREPGYEPQILVGGGLHLHHLPRLLAAGIDAVHIGGAARPRGWSHPVAAAAVREWREALDG, encoded by the coding sequence ATGAGCAACCGTGCAGTCCTGGAGGTGATCGCCCTCGACGCTGAGGACGCGGTCGCCGCACAGGCGGGTGGTGCAGACCGCCTCGAACTGGTCACCGATATGGCGGCCGACGGCCTGACCCCGTCCCGGGAGACCTTCGCGGCGATCCGGTCCGCCGTGGACATCCCCCTGCGCGTGATGCTCAGGGTGGTCGACGGATTCGCCGCCGGTGACATCGACCTCCTGCTGGAGAAGGCGCGGGAGATGCGGGCGGAGGGGGCCGACGAGTTCGTCTTCGGCTTCCTGGACGAGGAGGGCTACCCCGACCTCGTGACCGTCGAGCGGATTCTCGCGGAGCTGGACGGCTGCCGGTGGACCTTCCACCGTGCCATCGACCGGGCCGCGGACCGCGACGCCCTGCGCAAGCAGCTCGCGGACCTGCCCGGCCTCGACACGTACCTCACCGCGGGCTCGGCCGCCGGGGTCGAGGAGGGCATCCCGACACTCCTCGCCGAGGCGGCCCGCACGCGAGAGCCGGGCTACGAGCCGCAGATCCTGGTCGGCGGCGGCCTCCACCTCCACCACCTGCCGCGCCTGCTCGCGGCGGGCATCGACGCGGTCCACATCGGCGGCGCCGCCCGCCCGCGGGGCTGGTCGCACCCGGTGGCCGCGGCAGCGGTACGCGAGTGGCGCGAGGCCCTCGACGGCTGA
- a CDS encoding HelD family protein — protein MPAHVAESDSTTDPLAHERAHLAASRAALRAMREDVQALDIRDVTANWVNAVVLQAQIDDRIKALADLSHTPLFFGRLDYLHPVGGELAEGAEGEQFYIGRRHVHDAVGDPMVIDWRAPVSQPYYQASPKNPQDVGLRRRFGYTGGELTAYEDEHLTDPTEAAQTSRLLQTEIERPRVGPMRDIVATIQPEQDEIVRSDLGGTVCVQGGPGTGKTAVGLHRVAYLLYAHRDRLARTGTLVIGPNRSFLHYIEQVLPALGELEVKQATVDDLVTAHVEVRGTDEAAAAVIKGDARMAQVLRRAIRSHVTPPTEPVVVVRGSRRWRVPAYELAEMVDELLARDMRYGAAHEALPQRIAHSVLVRMEEAGEAPDDRVQNAVARNPSVKAAVKAIWPAVDPAKLVLRLLSDAEFLAAHAKGLLSEDEQKRILWAKPARSVKSVKWSAADAVLIDEAGDLVARTHSLGHVVLDEAQDLSPMQYRAVGRRCSTGSATVLGDLAQGTTPWSTESWAQALFHLGKADAVVEELTAGFRVPREVIAYASRLLPEISPGLAAVESVRESPGSLVVREVAGADVLDAAVVAACEESLGHEGSIGLIAADARIPALAEALTAAGHAYLSPGEETTAESRLTLVPASLAKGLEYDYVVLDEPAAVVDGEPDERTGLRRLYVALTRAVSGLTVLHAGGLPGALR, from the coding sequence GTGCCCGCGCACGTAGCAGAAAGCGATTCCACCACCGACCCCCTGGCACACGAACGCGCCCATCTCGCCGCGTCCCGCGCCGCCCTGCGCGCCATGCGCGAGGACGTCCAGGCCCTCGACATCCGCGATGTCACCGCGAACTGGGTCAACGCCGTCGTGCTCCAGGCCCAGATCGACGACCGCATCAAAGCGCTCGCCGACCTCTCCCACACCCCGCTGTTCTTCGGCCGCCTCGACTATCTGCACCCCGTCGGCGGCGAACTCGCCGAGGGCGCGGAGGGCGAGCAATTCTACATCGGGCGGCGTCATGTGCACGACGCCGTCGGAGACCCGATGGTCATCGACTGGCGTGCGCCGGTCTCCCAGCCGTACTACCAGGCGTCCCCGAAGAACCCCCAGGACGTCGGCCTGCGCCGCCGGTTCGGTTACACCGGCGGCGAGCTGACCGCGTACGAGGACGAGCACCTCACCGACCCGACGGAGGCCGCGCAGACCAGCAGGCTCCTCCAGACGGAGATCGAGCGTCCTCGCGTCGGGCCGATGCGCGACATCGTGGCCACGATCCAGCCCGAGCAGGACGAGATCGTCCGCAGCGACCTGGGCGGCACGGTCTGCGTCCAGGGAGGTCCCGGCACCGGCAAGACCGCCGTCGGCCTGCACCGTGTCGCGTACCTGCTCTACGCGCACCGCGACCGGCTCGCGCGCACCGGCACGCTCGTCATCGGGCCGAACCGGTCCTTCCTGCACTACATCGAGCAAGTCCTCCCCGCCCTGGGCGAGCTGGAGGTGAAGCAGGCCACCGTCGACGACCTGGTGACGGCGCACGTCGAGGTCCGGGGCACCGACGAGGCGGCCGCCGCCGTCATCAAGGGCGACGCCCGGATGGCACAGGTGCTGCGGCGGGCGATCCGTTCGCATGTGACGCCGCCGACGGAACCGGTCGTGGTGGTGCGCGGGTCGCGCCGCTGGCGGGTGCCCGCGTACGAGCTGGCGGAGATGGTCGACGAACTGCTCGCCCGCGACATGCGCTACGGCGCCGCCCACGAGGCGCTGCCGCAGCGGATCGCGCACTCCGTCCTCGTACGGATGGAGGAGGCCGGCGAGGCTCCCGACGACCGGGTGCAGAACGCGGTGGCCCGCAACCCCTCGGTGAAGGCGGCCGTGAAGGCGATCTGGCCCGCGGTGGACCCGGCCAAGCTGGTGCTGCGGCTGCTGTCGGACGCGGAGTTCCTGGCCGCTCACGCCAAGGGGCTGCTCAGCGAGGACGAGCAGAAGCGGATCCTCTGGGCGAAGCCGGCCCGGAGCGTGAAGTCCGTGAAGTGGTCGGCGGCGGACGCGGTGCTGATCGACGAGGCCGGTGACCTGGTGGCCCGTACGCACTCGCTCGGCCATGTCGTCCTCGACGAGGCGCAGGACCTGTCCCCGATGCAGTACCGGGCGGTGGGGCGCCGCTGTTCGACCGGTTCGGCGACCGTGCTCGGCGACCTCGCGCAGGGGACGACGCCGTGGTCGACGGAGAGCTGGGCGCAGGCGCTGTTCCACCTGGGCAAGGCGGACGCGGTGGTCGAGGAGCTGACCGCGGGCTTCCGTGTGCCGCGCGAGGTGATCGCGTACGCCTCGCGGCTGCTGCCGGAGATCTCACCGGGCCTGGCCGCGGTCGAGTCGGTACGTGAGTCGCCGGGCTCGCTCGTCGTACGGGAGGTGGCGGGCGCGGACGTCCTGGACGCGGCGGTCGTCGCGGCGTGCGAGGAGTCGCTGGGCCATGAGGGGTCGATCGGGCTGATCGCGGCCGACGCCCGGATTCCGGCACTGGCCGAGGCGCTGACGGCGGCGGGGCACGCCTATCTGTCCCCCGGCGAGGAGACGACCGCCGAGTCACGGCTGACGCTGGTGCCCGCGTCGCTGGCCAAGGGCCTGGAGTACGACTACGTGGTGCTCGACGAACCGGCGGCGGTGGTCGACGGTGAGCCGGACGAGCGGACGGGGCTGCGGCGGCTGTACGTGGCGCTCACCCGGGCTGTGTCGGGGCTGACGGTGCTGCATGCGGGGGGGTTGCCGGGGGCGCTGCGGTAG
- a CDS encoding FecCD family ABC transporter permease → MSAAAPRLSRRAFATAAAVVALLLAVLLSLAVGARSIAPSEVFDALLHGGHSDAAEVIRNMRVPRTLIGLMVGASLALAGTVLQGITRNPIADPGILGISQGASVGVVLAIAYAGIHTLTGYVWFAFAGAAVASVAVYAIASSGRGGATPVKLALGGAAINALLVSVTMAVLTTKASALDEFRFWQVGSIAGREAEVAQQIWPFLLLGTVLVLSVARGLDALALGEDMAKGLGQKVATVRIVGGIGATVLTGAGVAAAGPIAFIGLAVPHIARAIVGNDHRWVLPMAALIGPVMLLVSDVIGRVLFPPSEVPAGVMTALIGVPFLVALVRRKAVPA, encoded by the coding sequence ATGTCAGCCGCCGCACCACGCCTCTCCAGACGCGCCTTCGCGACGGCGGCGGCCGTCGTGGCGCTGTTGCTGGCCGTTCTGCTCAGCCTCGCCGTGGGGGCGCGCTCCATCGCCCCGTCCGAGGTGTTCGACGCACTGCTGCACGGCGGGCACTCCGACGCCGCCGAGGTCATCCGGAACATGCGGGTGCCGCGCACCCTCATCGGGCTGATGGTCGGTGCGTCGCTGGCCCTCGCGGGCACGGTGCTCCAGGGCATCACCCGCAACCCGATCGCCGACCCCGGCATCCTCGGTATCAGCCAGGGGGCGTCGGTCGGCGTGGTGCTGGCCATCGCGTACGCCGGGATCCACACGCTCACCGGCTACGTCTGGTTCGCGTTCGCGGGCGCCGCGGTCGCCTCCGTGGCGGTGTACGCCATCGCGTCCAGCGGACGCGGCGGCGCGACGCCGGTGAAGCTCGCGCTGGGCGGCGCCGCGATCAACGCGCTGCTGGTGTCGGTGACCATGGCGGTGCTCACGACGAAGGCGTCCGCGCTGGACGAGTTCCGCTTCTGGCAGGTCGGTTCCATCGCCGGACGCGAGGCGGAGGTGGCCCAGCAGATCTGGCCGTTCCTCCTCCTCGGCACGGTCCTCGTGCTCTCCGTGGCGCGCGGGCTCGACGCGCTCGCGCTGGGCGAGGACATGGCGAAGGGCCTGGGGCAGAAGGTGGCGACGGTACGGATCGTCGGCGGCATCGGGGCGACCGTGCTGACCGGCGCCGGGGTCGCCGCCGCCGGACCGATCGCCTTCATCGGCCTCGCCGTCCCGCACATCGCCCGCGCGATCGTCGGCAACGACCACCGCTGGGTGCTGCCGATGGCGGCCCTGATCGGCCCCGTGATGCTGCTCGTCTCCGACGTCATCGGCCGCGTCCTCTTCCCGCCCAGCGAGGTACCGGCGGGTGTGATGACGGCCCTCATCGGGGTGCCGTTCCTGGTGGCGCTGGTGCGCCGGAAGGCGGTGCCCGCATGA
- a CDS encoding ABC transporter ATP-binding protein: protein MSTTTRPTEVAEATSRLAARGLTLAYEDRTVVHELDLAVPDGRVTVIVGPNACGKSTTLRALGRLLKPRGGAVLLDGTELAKIPTKRIAQSIGLLPQTPVAPEAITVSDLVARGRQPHQHWWQQWSQEDERAVTDAMERTDVSALADRSVDELSGGQRQRVWIAMALAQDTDLLLLDEPTTYLDIAHQVEVLDLVRQLSAPAADGTRGRTVVTVLHDLNQAARYADHLVAMKAGRIVAEGHPGDVVTAELVREVFGLDAVIVPDPVTGSPLVVPGAPWTPSPSPLRKAPQT, encoded by the coding sequence ATGAGCACGACGACCCGTCCGACCGAGGTGGCGGAGGCGACGAGCAGGCTCGCGGCCCGCGGACTGACCCTCGCCTACGAGGACCGCACCGTCGTCCACGAGCTGGACCTCGCCGTGCCCGACGGCCGGGTCACCGTCATCGTCGGCCCGAACGCCTGCGGCAAGTCGACCACCCTGCGGGCGCTCGGCCGGCTCCTCAAGCCGCGCGGCGGGGCCGTCCTCCTGGACGGCACCGAACTCGCGAAGATCCCCACGAAGAGGATCGCCCAGTCGATCGGGCTGCTCCCGCAGACCCCGGTGGCCCCCGAGGCGATCACCGTCTCCGACCTGGTCGCCCGCGGTCGCCAGCCGCACCAGCACTGGTGGCAGCAGTGGTCGCAGGAGGACGAGCGGGCGGTCACGGACGCCATGGAGCGCACCGACGTCTCGGCGCTCGCGGACCGTTCGGTGGACGAACTCTCCGGCGGCCAGCGCCAGCGGGTGTGGATCGCGATGGCGCTCGCCCAGGACACCGATCTGCTGCTGCTCGACGAACCGACGACGTATCTCGACATCGCGCACCAGGTGGAGGTCCTCGACCTGGTGCGCCAGCTCTCCGCCCCGGCGGCGGACGGCACCCGGGGCCGGACCGTGGTGACCGTGCTCCACGACCTCAACCAGGCCGCCCGGTACGCCGACCACCTGGTCGCCATGAAGGCGGGCCGGATCGTCGCCGAGGGCCACCCCGGCGATGTCGTGACCGCCGAACTCGTACGCGAGGTCTTCGGCCTGGACGCGGTGATCGTCCCGGACCCGGTGACGGGTTCGCCGCTCGTCGTGCCCGGCGCCCCCTGGACGCCGTCCCCCTCCCCTCTCCGAAAGGCTCCCCAGACATGA
- a CDS encoding DNA repair helicase XPB — protein MTGPLIVQSDKTLLLEVDHEQADACRRVIAPFAELERAPEHIHTYRLTPLGLWNARAAGHDAEQVVDALVEYSRYPVPHALLVDIAETMARYGRLTLSKHPVHGLVLTSTDRPVLEEILRSKKVAPLVGARIDPDTVAVHPSERGQIKQTLLKLGWPAEDLAGYVDGEAHPIELDQDGWALRPYQRQAVEGFWHGGSGVVVLPCGAGKTLVGAGAMAEAKATTLILVTNTVSARQWKHELVKRTSLTEEEIGEYSGTRKEIRPVTIATYQVLTTRRKGIYPHLELFDSRDWGLVIYDEVHLLPAPVFKFTADLQARRRLGLTATLVREDGRESDVFSLIGPKRFDAPWKEIEAQGYIAPADCVEVRVNLTDSERLAYATAEAEEKYRFCATTATKRKVTEALVRKHQGEQTLVIGQYIDQLDELGEHLDAPVIKGETSNAQREKLFDAFRQGEISVLVVSKVANFSIDLPEATVAIQVSGTFGSRQEEAQRLGRVLRPKADGHEARFYSVVARDTIDQDFAAHRQRFLAEQGYAYRIVDADELLTDN, from the coding sequence GTGACCGGACCCCTCATCGTCCAGAGCGACAAGACGCTGCTCCTCGAAGTCGATCACGAGCAGGCGGACGCCTGCCGCCGGGTGATCGCGCCCTTCGCGGAGCTGGAGCGTGCGCCCGAGCACATCCATACGTACCGGTTGACCCCGCTCGGGCTGTGGAACGCCCGCGCCGCCGGGCACGACGCCGAGCAGGTCGTCGACGCGCTGGTGGAGTACTCCCGCTACCCCGTGCCGCACGCGCTGCTCGTCGACATCGCCGAGACGATGGCGCGGTACGGGCGCCTCACCCTGTCCAAGCACCCGGTGCACGGTCTGGTGCTGACCAGCACCGACCGGCCCGTGCTGGAGGAGATCCTCCGGTCGAAGAAGGTCGCGCCGCTGGTCGGCGCCCGGATCGACCCGGACACCGTGGCCGTGCACCCCTCCGAGCGCGGGCAGATCAAGCAGACGCTGCTGAAGCTGGGCTGGCCGGCCGAGGACCTCGCCGGGTACGTGGACGGCGAGGCGCACCCCATCGAGCTGGACCAGGACGGATGGGCGCTGCGGCCCTACCAGCGGCAGGCCGTCGAAGGGTTCTGGCACGGCGGGTCCGGAGTCGTCGTACTGCCCTGTGGCGCGGGGAAGACGCTGGTCGGCGCCGGGGCGATGGCCGAGGCCAAGGCGACCACACTGATCCTGGTCACCAACACCGTCTCGGCCCGGCAGTGGAAGCACGAGCTGGTGAAGCGGACCTCGCTGACCGAGGAGGAGATCGGCGAGTACAGCGGTACGCGCAAGGAGATCCGGCCGGTCACCATCGCCACGTACCAAGTGCTCACGACGCGGCGCAAGGGCATCTACCCGCATCTGGAGCTCTTCGACTCGCGCGACTGGGGCCTCGTCATCTACGACGAGGTGCATCTGCTGCCCGCCCCCGTCTTCAAGTTCACCGCCGACCTCCAGGCCCGGCGGCGGCTCGGGCTCACCGCGACGCTGGTGCGTGAGGACGGCCGCGAGTCGGACGTCTTCTCGCTCATCGGGCCCAAGCGGTTCGACGCCCCGTGGAAGGAGATCGAGGCGCAGGGCTACATCGCGCCCGCCGACTGCGTCGAGGTCCGGGTCAATCTCACGGACTCGGAGCGGCTCGCGTACGCGACGGCCGAGGCGGAGGAGAAGTACCGGTTCTGCGCCACCACCGCGACCAAGCGGAAGGTGACGGAGGCGCTGGTGCGCAAGCATCAGGGCGAGCAGACCCTCGTCATCGGGCAGTACATCGATCAGCTCGACGAGCTGGGCGAACACCTGGACGCGCCCGTCATCAAGGGCGAGACCAGCAACGCGCAGCGGGAGAAGCTCTTCGACGCGTTCCGGCAGGGCGAGATCAGCGTCCTCGTCGTGTCGAAGGTCGCCAACTTCTCCATCGACCTGCCGGAGGCCACCGTCGCCATCCAGGTGTCGGGCACCTTCGGGTCACGTCAGGAGGAGGCCCAGCGGCTGGGCCGGGTGCTGCGGCCGAAGGCCGACGGGCACGAGGCGCGGTTCTACTCGGTGGTCGCCCGCGACACGATCGACCAGGACTTCGCCGCACACCGCCAGCGGTTCCTGGCCGAGCAGGGGTACGCGTACCGGATCGTCGACGCGGACGAGCTGCTGACCGACAACTGA
- a CDS encoding helicase C-terminal domain-containing protein codes for MGTTTPPRTLAEALRARGDESLAGLLRARPDLLSPVPNDITQLATRAGTRASVVRALEHLDRFALQTAEALAVAPDPAPYDTLLSLLTGDGQDDGDHRDDAGTAITAALPAALATLREQALVWGEDDRLRLVRTARELLAPSPQHPSPTGLGPTVAEATAGMSPGRLQEILTAVGLPATHDPVSAVTALAGLFTDRTRMAALLDTAPVEALSVLDRLVWGPPYGEITPNPAPPVRWLRDRGLLLPVSTRTVVLPREAALHLRAGRAHRVPEPVPPVVAASAERDPQAVDSAAAGQAFMALSTIEDLLKLWNGGGPAILRAGGLSVRELKRAANAMDVSEPIAAFWVELAYAAGLLAADGESDERYAATPAYDDWLELPAQDRWAQLAAAWLAATRTAGLVGGQDAKGRALSALGPELDRSAAPEVRHRVLALFAALPPGTAPDPVTLLARLRWERPLRGGARTPGAPGVPRTAEASPSSPGDTSDLRSRLALWTVNEAELLGITGRGALSSQARALLADGPAAAAARLAPLIPEPLSHVLLQADLTAVAPGPLERPLAEMLSVLADVESKGGATVYRFTPGSVRRALDAGQAASDLHAFLAAHSRTPVPQPLSYLIDDVARRHGHLRIGAASAYVRCDDEAVLNEILADKRSATLRLRRLAPTVLAAQTDPASLLEGLREMGYAPAAESAEGDVLITRAGARRTPPRTAPVPVPEGPPVPDGTLLGAAVRAIRAGDTAATVVRKDSGEGPAAPTAAGSLPRTTSAETLATVQAAAMTGSAVWIGYVNAEGAASQRVIAPVRVEGGFVTAYDHTADEVRTYPLHRITGVAELADDAKP; via the coding sequence ATGGGGACGACCACACCACCGCGCACGCTCGCCGAAGCTCTGCGCGCCCGGGGCGACGAATCGCTGGCCGGGCTGCTGCGTGCCCGCCCCGATCTCCTCAGCCCCGTACCGAACGACATCACCCAGCTCGCGACGAGAGCGGGCACCCGTGCCTCCGTCGTCCGTGCGCTGGAACACCTCGACCGGTTCGCGCTCCAGACCGCGGAGGCGCTGGCCGTGGCGCCCGACCCGGCGCCGTACGACACGCTGCTCTCGCTGCTCACCGGTGACGGCCAGGACGATGGGGACCACCGCGACGACGCGGGCACCGCGATCACCGCCGCGCTGCCCGCCGCCCTGGCCACCCTGCGCGAACAGGCCCTCGTCTGGGGTGAGGACGACCGGCTGCGCCTGGTCCGCACGGCCCGGGAACTGCTCGCCCCTTCCCCGCAGCACCCCTCCCCCACCGGTCTCGGCCCGACCGTCGCCGAGGCGACGGCCGGCATGTCGCCCGGCCGGCTCCAGGAGATCCTGACCGCGGTCGGGCTGCCCGCCACCCACGACCCGGTCTCGGCCGTCACCGCGCTGGCCGGGCTGTTCACGGACCGGACCAGGATGGCGGCGCTCCTGGACACCGCCCCGGTCGAGGCGCTGTCCGTGCTGGACCGGCTGGTGTGGGGGCCGCCGTACGGGGAGATCACACCGAACCCCGCGCCGCCCGTGCGGTGGCTGCGCGACCGGGGGCTGCTGCTGCCGGTGTCGACGCGCACCGTCGTGCTGCCGCGCGAGGCGGCGCTGCATCTGCGGGCCGGGCGCGCCCACCGCGTACCGGAGCCGGTGCCACCAGTCGTCGCGGCGTCCGCCGAACGTGATCCCCAGGCCGTGGACAGCGCGGCGGCCGGTCAGGCGTTCATGGCCCTGTCCACGATCGAGGACCTGCTGAAGCTCTGGAACGGCGGCGGCCCCGCGATCCTGCGCGCGGGCGGGCTGAGCGTGCGCGAACTGAAGCGGGCCGCCAACGCGATGGACGTGTCGGAGCCGATCGCCGCGTTCTGGGTGGAACTCGCCTACGCGGCCGGGCTGCTGGCCGCCGACGGGGAGAGCGACGAGCGGTATGCGGCGACACCGGCGTACGACGACTGGCTGGAACTCCCCGCCCAGGACCGCTGGGCACAGCTCGCCGCCGCCTGGCTCGCCGCCACCCGCACGGCCGGTCTGGTCGGCGGCCAGGACGCCAAGGGCCGGGCGCTGTCCGCCCTGGGCCCGGAACTGGACCGCTCGGCCGCGCCGGAGGTACGCCACCGGGTGCTGGCCCTGTTCGCGGCGCTGCCGCCGGGGACCGCGCCCGACCCGGTGACACTGCTGGCCCGGCTGCGCTGGGAACGCCCCCTGCGCGGAGGCGCCCGAACCCCCGGTGCGCCCGGGGTCCCCCGTACCGCCGAAGCCTCGCCCTCCTCGCCGGGGGACACCTCCGACCTGCGGTCCCGGCTCGCCCTGTGGACGGTCAACGAGGCGGAACTGCTGGGCATCACGGGCCGGGGCGCCCTCTCCTCGCAGGCCCGCGCGCTGCTGGCCGACGGACCCGCCGCGGCCGCCGCCCGGCTCGCCCCGCTGATCCCCGAACCGCTCAGCCACGTCCTGCTCCAGGCCGACCTGACGGCCGTCGCCCCCGGACCGCTGGAACGCCCGCTGGCCGAGATGCTGTCGGTCCTCGCGGACGTCGAGTCCAAGGGCGGCGCGACGGTGTACCGCTTCACGCCCGGTTCCGTGCGCCGCGCGCTGGACGCCGGGCAGGCCGCCTCCGACCTGCACGCGTTCCTGGCCGCGCACAGCCGTACGCCGGTGCCCCAGCCGCTCAGCTACCTCATCGACGACGTGGCCCGGCGCCACGGCCATCTGCGGATCGGCGCCGCTTCCGCGTACGTGCGCTGCGACGACGAGGCCGTACTGAACGAGATCCTCGCCGACAAGCGCTCGGCCACCCTGCGGCTGCGCCGGCTCGCGCCGACCGTGCTGGCCGCCCAGACCGACCCGGCGTCCCTGCTCGAAGGGCTGCGCGAGATGGGCTACGCCCCGGCCGCCGAGTCGGCCGAGGGCGACGTCCTGATCACCCGGGCGGGCGCCCGCCGCACCCCTCCCCGGACGGCCCCCGTGCCCGTACCCGAGGGCCCGCCCGTACCGGACGGGACCCTGCTGGGCGCGGCGGTGCGGGCGATCCGGGCCGGGGACACGGCCGCGACGGTCGTCCGCAAGGACTCCGGGGAGGGCCCCGCCGCCCCGACGGCCGCGGGCTCCCTGCCCCGTACGACGTCGGCGGAGACCCTGGCCACGGTCCAGGCCGCCGCCATGACGGGCTCGGCGGTCTGGATCGGCTACGTCAACGCGGAGGGCGCGGCCAGCCAGCGGGTGATCGCGCCGGTCCGGGTGGAGGGCGGCTTCGTCACGGCGTACGACCACACGGCCGACGAGGTCCGCACCTATCCGCTGCACCGCATCACGGGCGTGGCGGAACTGGCCGACGACGCGAAGCCGTAG
- a CDS encoding ABC transporter substrate-binding protein, which translates to MTASLRNRRGLVAGSLAVTAALALSACGSSDGDGDSGSKAAGSGTHTVSTVNGNVEVPVAPKRVVVLDSGELDSALSLGVRPVGATHSAAEDSFPSYLPASETKDIKQVGEIANPNMEAVAALKPDLILTSKVRDGDRYEQLSKIAPTVMTEATGSAWKENFQLHADALGKKAEAKKVIAAYDAHVAKVTEAIGGKEKAAATEVNFVRFVEGAEIRIYGKQNYIGSLLADLGMGRPAITDKAKDGFSYDVSPEKIDLADADVVFTSTYGDPGKAGTTKTMNSGLWKNLKASKNGKVFKVDDRLWIAGIGYTAAGLILDEFQADLTK; encoded by the coding sequence ATGACCGCCTCACTCCGCAACCGCCGCGGCCTGGTCGCCGGCTCGCTCGCCGTGACCGCCGCGCTCGCCCTCTCCGCGTGCGGCTCCTCGGACGGGGATGGGGATTCCGGTTCCAAGGCGGCCGGGAGCGGGACGCACACGGTCAGCACCGTGAACGGGAACGTCGAGGTGCCCGTGGCGCCGAAGCGGGTCGTCGTCCTGGACAGCGGCGAGCTGGACTCCGCGCTCAGCCTCGGCGTCCGGCCGGTCGGCGCGACGCACTCGGCGGCGGAGGACAGTTTCCCCTCCTACCTGCCCGCGAGCGAGACGAAGGACATCAAGCAGGTCGGTGAGATCGCCAACCCGAACATGGAGGCCGTCGCCGCCCTCAAGCCCGATCTGATCCTCACCAGCAAGGTCCGTGACGGGGACCGTTACGAGCAGCTCAGCAAGATCGCCCCGACCGTGATGACGGAGGCGACCGGCAGCGCCTGGAAGGAGAACTTCCAGCTGCACGCGGACGCGCTCGGCAAGAAGGCCGAGGCCAAGAAGGTCATCGCGGCGTACGACGCCCATGTGGCGAAGGTGACGGAGGCGATCGGCGGCAAGGAGAAGGCGGCGGCCACGGAGGTCAACTTCGTCCGCTTCGTCGAGGGCGCGGAGATCCGTATCTACGGCAAGCAGAACTACATCGGTTCGCTCCTCGCCGACCTCGGCATGGGCCGCCCCGCGATCACGGACAAGGCGAAGGACGGGTTCTCGTACGACGTGTCCCCCGAGAAGATCGACCTGGCGGACGCGGACGTCGTCTTCACGTCCACGTACGGCGACCCGGGCAAGGCGGGGACCACGAAGACGATGAACAGCGGCCTGTGGAAGAACCTGAAGGCGTCGAAGAACGGCAAGGTCTTCAAGGTCGACGACCGGCTGTGGATCGCGGGCATCGGCTACACCGCCGCGGGCCTGATCCTGGACGAGTTCCAGGCCGACCTGACGAAGTAA